Proteins encoded in a region of the Raphanus sativus cultivar WK10039 chromosome 8, ASM80110v3, whole genome shotgun sequence genome:
- the LOC108831066 gene encoding uncharacterized protein LOC108831066 — MVGWAGEAYKVSEFQKVYDLIKLTDWKCWEYLEKIDKTLWTRSHFEGDRYNMMTSNIAESLNHALLPARDSPVMALFEFIRRMLSRWYESRRCDIEKLNGNIPKEIEKVLVEQLVLSTGYLVMPCLGWLFEVTLKPSGYSCTVDLEKRNCSCLEFQKLGLPCRHAIAAASYRNMAYTSFVSQYHLKTTWSETVKGIILPVPDPKDVDVPPEVLKIDLYPLSTKRTKGRPGVKRKLSAGDYPEGPRKKKANKCSRCFMLGHKKTTCKQPLP, encoded by the exons ATGGTTGGCTGGGCAGGAGAAGCATACAAAGTGTCGGAGTTTCAGAAGGTGTATGACCTTATAAAGCTTACGGACTGGAAATGTTGGGAATATCTGGAGAAAATCGATAAAACGTTATGGACACGTTCACATTTCGAAGGGGACAGATATAACATGATGACTTCAAACATTGCTGAATCTTTGAATCACGCACTTCTACCCGCACGTGATAGTCCTGTAATGGCTTTGTTTGAGTTTATCCGCCGGATGTTGTCAAGATGGTATGAGAGCAGACGATGCGACATCGAAAAATTGAATGGGAACATTCCTAAGGAAATCGAAAAAGTTCTTGTTGAACAGTTGGTGTTGTCAACTGGCTATCTTGTTATGCCATGCTTAGGCTGGCTGTTCGAGGTGACACTAAAACCCAGTGGATACAGTTGCACTGTAGATCTTGAAAAGCGAAATTGCTCTTGCCTTGAATTTCAAAAGCTTGGGTTGCCATGCCGACATGCAATAGCGGCTGCTTCTTATCGTAACATGGCGTACACCAGTTTTGTTTCACAATACCATTTGAAAACAACCTGGTCTGAAACAGTAAAGGGTATCATACTACCCGTTCCAGATCCTAAGGATGTTGATGTTCCCCCAGAAGTTTTGAAGATAGATCTTTATCCACTGAGTACAAAAAGAACAAAGGGTAGACCCGGTGTTAAAAGGAAACTCTCAGCTGGAGACTATCCG gaGGGGCCGAGGAAAAAGAAGGCAAACAAGTGTTCCAGGTGTTTCATGCTTGGTCACAAGAAGACTACATGCAAGCAACCCTTGCCGTGA
- the LOC108831065 gene encoding uncharacterized protein LOC108831065, with translation MVLDINQGSMTVDEYKEYFLSHEIVATNDEAYLIQLARDGLNDAIGEALHSVEFSTLEEFFQEAAAVEEELEIEKSPEKKQSRRKRKAMVFSDPEDEYPGEKPEEEDDEDSEEEEEGSDYGVTRAEFDEDGMSADSDYASEYGSDYADDGSSDEDTAHGERRSLSANPSSGDPNPVIGGASGPDSATDENASLAGGYIVSTASITREVASSNASIAGEAVVVSSVSSSSSAAVRSVCSSSSSCGGFGSVADSSPAVDASNSTTSSGALNGGGK, from the coding sequence ATGGTGTTAGACATCAACCAAGGCTCCATGACCGTGGATGAATACAAGGAGTATTTCCTAAGTCATGAGATCGTTGCTACGAACGACGAGGCGTATTTGATACAGCTCGCTCGTGACGGATTAAACGACGCAATCGGTGAGGCTCTGCATTCTGTAGAGTTTTCAACGCTTGAAGAATTCTTTCAAGAAGCAGCCGCTGTCGAAGAGGAACTGGAGATAGAGAAGAGtccagaaaaaaaacaaagtcgCCGTAAGAGGAAGGCGATGGTATTCTCGGACCCGGAAGACGAGTACCCTGGGGAGAAACCGGAAGAGGAAGATGACGAAGACagtgaagaggaggaagaggggTCTGATTATGGAGTTACGCGGGCCGAATTTGACGAGGACGGGATGAGTGCCGACTCTGACTATGCCTCTGAGTATGGCTCTGACTATGCCGATGACGGCAGTAGTGATGAAGATACCGCCCATGGCGAACGCCGATCCTTATCCGCAAACCCTTCCTCTGGTGACCCCAACCCCGTCATCGGCGGTGCTTCTGGCCCTGACTCCGCCACCGACGAAAACGCCTCACTCGCGGGGGGTTACATTGTCTCCACCGCCTCCATTACTAGAGAGGTGGCCAGCTCCAACGCCTCCATCGCTGGAGAGGCGGTCGTAGTAAGCTCCGTCTCTTCCTCCAGCTCCGCTGCAGTACGATCGGTCTGTAGCTCTAGCTCTAGCTGCGGTGGATTTGGGTCCGTCGCTGACTCCAGCCCGGCTGTCGATGCCTCAAATTCAACCACAAGCTCGGGGGCACTTAACGGCGGTGGTAAATAA